A region from the Rhodamnia argentea isolate NSW1041297 chromosome 7, ASM2092103v1, whole genome shotgun sequence genome encodes:
- the LOC115728620 gene encoding universal stress protein PHOS32-like isoform X1 has translation MISSADRGARRHDFFHRSTERSRNFHMTNPQQAHPEPDLPDPPPPSIRTQRGTPRVPLVATPTAGASRKIAIAVDLSDESAYAVRWAVRDYLRPGDAVVLLHVRPTSVLYGADWGAGSSPSADHLSGEEEEKLESDFDSLTAAKLDNLAQPLVEAGIPFKIHIVKDHDMKERLCLEVERLRLSAMIMGSRGFGAARRAGKGRLGSVSDYCVHHCICPVVVVRFPEEEGGRMGVAEEGGEDGELELHPVPEEEDLEDADASDEHKGHFL, from the exons ATGATAAGCAGCGCCGACCGAGGGGCAAGAAGGCACGACTTCTTTCATCGGTCAACCGAACGAAGCCGGAATTTTCACATGACGAACCCGCAACAAGCGCACCCGGAACCGGACCTCCCCGACCCTCCCCCGCCGTCGATCCGCACGCAACGGGGGACCCCGCGCGTCCCACTCGTCGCCACCCCGACCGCCGGCGCCAGCCGCAAGATCGCCATCGCCGTCGACCTGAGCGACGAGAGCGCCTACGCCGTGCGTTGGGCCGTGCGGGACTACCTCCGCCCGGGCGACGCCGTCGTCCTCCTCCACGTGAGGCCGACCTCCGTCCTCTACGGCGCCGACTGGGGCGCCGGGAGCTCCCCCTCCGCCGATCACCTCTccggggaggaggaggagaagctgGAGTCCGACTTTGACAGCCTCACGGCGGCCAAGTTGGACAACCTCGCGCAGCCGCTCGTGGAGGCGGGCATCCCATTCAAAATCCACATAGTGAAGGATCACGACATGAAGGAGAGGCTGTGCCTGGAGGTGGAGAGGTTGAGGCTGAGCGCGATGATAATGGGCAGCCGAGGGTTCGGCGCGGCGAGGAGGGCGGGCAAGGGGAGGTTGGGGAGTGTGAGCGATTACTGCGTTCATCACTGCATATGTCCGGTGGTGGTGGTTCGGTTTCCGGAGGAGGAAGGTGGCAGGATGGGGGTggcggaggagggaggagaggaCGGGGAGCTGGAGTTGCATCCggtgccggaggaggaggatctGGAGGATGCCGATGCTTCCGACGAGCATAAAG GGCACTTCCTCTAA
- the LOC115728620 gene encoding universal stress protein PHOS32-like isoform X3: MISSADRGARRHDFFHRSTERSRNFHMTNPQQAHPEPDLPDPPPPSIRTQRGTPRVPLVATPTAGASRKIAIAVDLSDESAYAVRWAVRDYLRPGDAVVLLHVRPTSVLYGADWGAGSSPSADHLSGEEEEKLESDFDSLTAAKLDNLAQPLVEAGIPFKIHIVKDHDMKERLCLEVERLRLSAMIMGSRGFGAARRAGKGRLGSVSDYCVHHCICPVVVVRFPEEEGGRMGVAEEGGEDGELELHPVPEEEDLEDADASDEHKDL, translated from the exons ATGATAAGCAGCGCCGACCGAGGGGCAAGAAGGCACGACTTCTTTCATCGGTCAACCGAACGAAGCCGGAATTTTCACATGACGAACCCGCAACAAGCGCACCCGGAACCGGACCTCCCCGACCCTCCCCCGCCGTCGATCCGCACGCAACGGGGGACCCCGCGCGTCCCACTCGTCGCCACCCCGACCGCCGGCGCCAGCCGCAAGATCGCCATCGCCGTCGACCTGAGCGACGAGAGCGCCTACGCCGTGCGTTGGGCCGTGCGGGACTACCTCCGCCCGGGCGACGCCGTCGTCCTCCTCCACGTGAGGCCGACCTCCGTCCTCTACGGCGCCGACTGGGGCGCCGGGAGCTCCCCCTCCGCCGATCACCTCTccggggaggaggaggagaagctgGAGTCCGACTTTGACAGCCTCACGGCGGCCAAGTTGGACAACCTCGCGCAGCCGCTCGTGGAGGCGGGCATCCCATTCAAAATCCACATAGTGAAGGATCACGACATGAAGGAGAGGCTGTGCCTGGAGGTGGAGAGGTTGAGGCTGAGCGCGATGATAATGGGCAGCCGAGGGTTCGGCGCGGCGAGGAGGGCGGGCAAGGGGAGGTTGGGGAGTGTGAGCGATTACTGCGTTCATCACTGCATATGTCCGGTGGTGGTGGTTCGGTTTCCGGAGGAGGAAGGTGGCAGGATGGGGGTggcggaggagggaggagaggaCGGGGAGCTGGAGTTGCATCCggtgccggaggaggaggatctGGAGGATGCCGATGCTTCCGACGAGCATAAAG ATTTGTAA
- the LOC115728620 gene encoding universal stress protein PHOS32-like isoform X4, whose amino-acid sequence MISSADRGARRHDFFHRSTERSRNFHMTNPQQAHPEPDLPDPPPPSIRTQRGTPRVPLVATPTAGASRKIAIAVDLSDESAYAVRWAVRDYLRPGDAVVLLHVRPTSVLYGADWGAGSSPSADHLSGEEEEKLESDFDSLTAAKLDNLAQPLVEAGIPFKIHIVKDHDMKERLCLEVERLRLSAMIMGSRGFGAARRAGKGRLGSVSDYCVHHCICPVVVVRFPEEEGGRMGVAEEGGEDGELELHPVPEEEDLEDADASDEHKG is encoded by the exons ATGATAAGCAGCGCCGACCGAGGGGCAAGAAGGCACGACTTCTTTCATCGGTCAACCGAACGAAGCCGGAATTTTCACATGACGAACCCGCAACAAGCGCACCCGGAACCGGACCTCCCCGACCCTCCCCCGCCGTCGATCCGCACGCAACGGGGGACCCCGCGCGTCCCACTCGTCGCCACCCCGACCGCCGGCGCCAGCCGCAAGATCGCCATCGCCGTCGACCTGAGCGACGAGAGCGCCTACGCCGTGCGTTGGGCCGTGCGGGACTACCTCCGCCCGGGCGACGCCGTCGTCCTCCTCCACGTGAGGCCGACCTCCGTCCTCTACGGCGCCGACTGGGGCGCCGGGAGCTCCCCCTCCGCCGATCACCTCTccggggaggaggaggagaagctgGAGTCCGACTTTGACAGCCTCACGGCGGCCAAGTTGGACAACCTCGCGCAGCCGCTCGTGGAGGCGGGCATCCCATTCAAAATCCACATAGTGAAGGATCACGACATGAAGGAGAGGCTGTGCCTGGAGGTGGAGAGGTTGAGGCTGAGCGCGATGATAATGGGCAGCCGAGGGTTCGGCGCGGCGAGGAGGGCGGGCAAGGGGAGGTTGGGGAGTGTGAGCGATTACTGCGTTCATCACTGCATATGTCCGGTGGTGGTGGTTCGGTTTCCGGAGGAGGAAGGTGGCAGGATGGGGGTggcggaggagggaggagaggaCGGGGAGCTGGAGTTGCATCCggtgccggaggaggaggatctGGAGGATGCCGATGCTTCCGACGAGCATAAAGG GTAA
- the LOC115728620 gene encoding universal stress protein PHOS32-like isoform X2: MISSADRGARRHDFFHRSTERSRNFHMTNPQQAHPEPDLPDPPPPSIRTQRGTPRVPLVATPTAGASRKIAIAVDLSDESAYAVRWAVRDYLRPGDAVVLLHVRPTSVLYGADWGAGSSPSADHLSGEEEEKLESDFDSLTAAKLDNLAQPLVEAGIPFKIHIVKDHDMKERLCLEVERLRLSAMIMGSRGFGAARRAGKGRLGSVSDYCVHHCICPVVVVRFPEEEGGRMGVAEEGGEDGELELHPVPEEEDLEDADASDEHKGHFL, translated from the exons ATGATAAGCAGCGCCGACCGAGGGGCAAGAAGGCACGACTTCTTTCATCGGTCAACCGAACGAAGCCGGAATTTTCACATGACGAACCCGCAACAAGCGCACCCGGAACCGGACCTCCCCGACCCTCCCCCGCCGTCGATCCGCACGCAACGGGGGACCCCGCGCGTCCCACTCGTCGCCACCCCGACCGCCGGCGCCAGCCGCAAGATCGCCATCGCCGTCGACCTGAGCGACGAGAGCGCCTACGCCGTGCGTTGGGCCGTGCGGGACTACCTCCGCCCGGGCGACGCCGTCGTCCTCCTCCACGTGAGGCCGACCTCCGTCCTCTACGGCGCCGACTGGGGCGCCGGGAGCTCCCCCTCCGCCGATCACCTCTccggggaggaggaggagaagctgGAGTCCGACTTTGACAGCCTCACGGCGGCCAAGTTGGACAACCTCGCGCAGCCGCTCGTGGAGGCGGGCATCCCATTCAAAATCCACATAGTGAAGGATCACGACATGAAGGAGAGGCTGTGCCTGGAGGTGGAGAGGTTGAGGCTGAGCGCGATGATAATGGGCAGCCGAGGGTTCGGCGCGGCGAGGAGGGCGGGCAAGGGGAGGTTGGGGAGTGTGAGCGATTACTGCGTTCATCACTGCATATGTCCGGTGGTGGTGGTTCGGTTTCCGGAGGAGGAAGGTGGCAGGATGGGGGTggcggaggagggaggagaggaCGGGGAGCTGGAGTTGCATCCggtgccggaggaggaggatctGGAGGATGCCGATGCTTCCGACGAGCATAAAGG GCACTTCCTCTAA
- the LOC115728618 gene encoding putative cyclin-D6-1, translating to MEFDLENPLTNFDDGFPDKTFLFLVELDHMPSEKYLAGLRSVGCSDDLSVRRGIISSISQLSGNLDPTLSYLAINYVDRFLSSHKLQKPKPWVSRLLAVSCVALAAKMLKTEISLADVQSDGGGGFIFDAHSIQSMELLVLGALQWRTRSITPFCFISFFVSLFKLRDPPLRQAFKARASEIILKAQNDIKLLEFKPSITAASALLCASHELLPLQFASFKSDISSCSYVNKDNLLHCYNAMQQDVAMEGCESALDVHSSSDTPINVLDHHFSCSDSEVTNAAASTVRSQRALKRRKTQ from the exons ATGGAGTTCGATCTTGAAAACCCGCTCACCAACTTCGACGATGGCTTCCCTGACAAGACCTTCCTCTTTCTCGTCGAGTTGGACCACATGCCGTCCGAGAAATACCTCGCCGGTCTTCGATCGGTCGGCTGCTCCGACGATCTCTCTGTTCGACGGGGCATCATCTCTTCTATCTCGCAG TTATCTGGAAACTTGGACCCGACGCTATCGTACCTCGCGATCAATTATGTCGATCGGTTCCTGTCCTCCCATAAATTGCAG AAACCGAAGCCATGGGTCTCGAGGCTTCTTGCCGTATCTTGCGTAGCTTTGGCCGCGAAAATGCTGAAAACAGAGATCTCTCTCGCTGATGTTCAG AGTGATGGAGGAGGAGGTTTCATATTCGACGCACATTCAATACAGAGTATGGAGTTACTCGTGTTGGGGGCTCTCCAATGGCGAACGCGCTCAATCACTCCCTTCTGTTTCATCTCCTTCTTCGTCTCTCTGTTCAAACTCCGAGACCCGCCATTGAGGCAGGCTTTCAAAGCTCGAGCGAGCGAGATCATCCTCAAAGCTCAGAATG ATATCAAGCTTCTGGAGTTCAAGCCATCAATAACAGCAGCGTCAGCGCTTCTCTGCGCATCTCACGAGCTGCTTCCCTTGCAATTTGCGAGCTTCAAGAGCGACATCTCCAGTTGTTCATACGTAAATAAG GATAACTTGCTGCATTGTTACAACGCTATGCAACAAGACGTAGCGATGGAGGGATGCGAGTCAGCGCTCGATGTTCACTCAAGCTCAGACACCCCCATTAATGTGCTGGACCACCATTTCTCGTGCTCGGACAGCGAGGTGACCAATGCCGCAGCCTCCACCGTCAGGTCACAGCGAGCTCTCAAGAGAAGAAAAACCCAGtaa